In Vigna unguiculata cultivar IT97K-499-35 chromosome 3, ASM411807v1, whole genome shotgun sequence, a single genomic region encodes these proteins:
- the LOC114174980 gene encoding uncharacterized protein LOC114174980 isoform X1: MSSKYSIWPVVLMSYNLPPWACMKQPYLMLSLLIPGPSSPKSSIDVYLKPLVDELKELWEKGFETYDASSKQYFNVRAALLWTVSDFLAYVMLSGWRTSEKLACLVCNYDTWSKYLPKSKKMCYMGHRRFLDSNHKWQKNKKCFDGYEEFRVAPIPLLGSTILEKIGEKENLFGNPQKRKRNNVDPWTKKSILFELPYWDTNLHHHNLGVMHIKKNICENVIGTVLNVDGKSKDHIKARLDLVKMGIRHDIHPIEIEPNKYLLPLARFTLSSKEKDIFCGILKGVKLPENYGSNISNCVQLEQQKLLGLKSHDFHILMQDLLKIAVRRVLPKEVARVLIKLSSFFKILCSKVINVKLFECLDVEIALILCELERIFPPSFFVIMVHLPIHLAYEARIAGPMHYHWMYPIESQSLRRPLLYTLRQRKAQLRMIYFPKSWVKRDLALYAHMEKGLHLQIYGELSLQLKSRK; encoded by the exons ATGAGTAGCAAATATAGTATTTGGCCAGTTGTTCTGATGTCATACAACCTACCTCCATGGGCCTGCATGAAGCAACCTTATTTGATGTTATCTTTACTTATTCCAGGTCCTTCTTCCCCTAAAAGTAGCATAGATGTCTATTTAAAACCTTTAGTTGATGAGCTAAAGGAGTTATGGGAGAAAGGATTTGAAACCTATGATGCCTCTAGTAAGCAATATTTTAATGTTCGAGCTGCATTACTTTGGACTGTGAGTGATTTCCTTGCCTATGTTATGCTATCAGGTTGGCGTACTAGTGAAAAGTTGGCATGCCTTGTGTGTAACTATGATACATGGTCCAAGTACTTGccaaaaagtaaaaagatgTGCTACATGGGTCATCGTAGATTTTTGGACTCCAATCACAAATGGCAGAAAAATAAGAAGTGTTTTGATGGCTATGAAGAATTTAGAGTTGCTCCGATTCCATTATTAGGTTCTACTATATTGGAAAAAATTGGCGAAAAAGAGAATTTATTTGGAAATCCtcaaaagaggaaaagaaataaTGTTGATCCATGGACAAAAAAAAGCATATTATTTGAGTTGCCATATTGGGATACTAATTTGCATCATCACAATCTCGGTGTAATGCACATCAAAAAGAACATTTGTGAAAATGTAATTGGAACAGTGTTGAATGTAGATGGGAAATCAAAGGATCATATCAAAGCTCGCCTTGACTTGGTAAAGATGGGTATAAGGCATGACATTCACCCAATAGAAATAGaaccaaataaatatttgttaccACTTGCACGATTTACTCTTTCATCAAAAGAAAAGGATATCTTTTGTGGCATCTTGAAAGGAGTGAAGCTTCCAGAAAATTATGGGTCTAATATTTCTAATTGTGTTCAACTTGAGCAGCAAAAACTTCTTGGGCTTAAAAGTCATGATTTTCATATTCTGATGCAAGACTTACTTAAAATAGCAGTACGAAGAGTTTTACCAAAAGAAGTTGCAAgagttttaattaagttaagcTCATTCTTCAAGATTTTATGCTCCAAAGTTATCaatgttaaattatttgaatgtttgGATGTTGAAATTGCATTGATTCTTTGCGAATTGGAAAGAATTTTCCCTCcatctttttttgttataatggTTCATCTACCAATACATTTAGCATACGAAGCTAGAATTGCAGGACCCATGCATTACCATTGGATGTATCCAATTGAGAG TCAGAGCTTGAGGAGGCCATTACTTTACACCCTAAGGCAGAGGAAAGCACAACTTAGGATGATTTATTTTCCCAAGTCTTGGGTAAAGAGAGACCTAGCTTTGTACGCACATATGGAAAAGGGGTTGCACCTACAGATTTATGGGGAACTAAGTCTACAATTGAAATCCAGAAAATAA
- the LOC114174980 gene encoding uncharacterized protein LOC114174980 isoform X2: MSSKYSIWPVVLMSYNLPPWACMKQPYLMLSLLIPGPSSPKSSIDVYLKPLVDELKELWEKGFETYDASSKQYFNVRAALLWTVSDFLAYVMLSGWRTSEKLACLVCNYDTWSKYLPKSKKMCYMGHRRFLDSNHKWQKNKKCFDGYEEFRVAPIPLLGSTILEKIGEKENLFGNPQKRKRNNVDPWTKKSILFELPYWDTNLHHHNLGVMHIKKNICENVIGTVLNVDGKSKDHIKARLDLVKMGIRHDIHPIEIEPNKYLLPLARFTLSSKEKDIFCGILKGVKLPENYGSNISNCVQLEQQKLLGLKSHDFHILMQDLLKIAVRRVLPKEVARVLIKLSSFFKILCSKVINVKLFECLDVEIALILCELERIFPPSFFVIMVHLPIHLAYEARIAGPMHYHWMYPIERFLLKLKNYVHNRRYPEGSTAAI; this comes from the exons ATGAGTAGCAAATATAGTATTTGGCCAGTTGTTCTGATGTCATACAACCTACCTCCATGGGCCTGCATGAAGCAACCTTATTTGATGTTATCTTTACTTATTCCAGGTCCTTCTTCCCCTAAAAGTAGCATAGATGTCTATTTAAAACCTTTAGTTGATGAGCTAAAGGAGTTATGGGAGAAAGGATTTGAAACCTATGATGCCTCTAGTAAGCAATATTTTAATGTTCGAGCTGCATTACTTTGGACTGTGAGTGATTTCCTTGCCTATGTTATGCTATCAGGTTGGCGTACTAGTGAAAAGTTGGCATGCCTTGTGTGTAACTATGATACATGGTCCAAGTACTTGccaaaaagtaaaaagatgTGCTACATGGGTCATCGTAGATTTTTGGACTCCAATCACAAATGGCAGAAAAATAAGAAGTGTTTTGATGGCTATGAAGAATTTAGAGTTGCTCCGATTCCATTATTAGGTTCTACTATATTGGAAAAAATTGGCGAAAAAGAGAATTTATTTGGAAATCCtcaaaagaggaaaagaaataaTGTTGATCCATGGACAAAAAAAAGCATATTATTTGAGTTGCCATATTGGGATACTAATTTGCATCATCACAATCTCGGTGTAATGCACATCAAAAAGAACATTTGTGAAAATGTAATTGGAACAGTGTTGAATGTAGATGGGAAATCAAAGGATCATATCAAAGCTCGCCTTGACTTGGTAAAGATGGGTATAAGGCATGACATTCACCCAATAGAAATAGaaccaaataaatatttgttaccACTTGCACGATTTACTCTTTCATCAAAAGAAAAGGATATCTTTTGTGGCATCTTGAAAGGAGTGAAGCTTCCAGAAAATTATGGGTCTAATATTTCTAATTGTGTTCAACTTGAGCAGCAAAAACTTCTTGGGCTTAAAAGTCATGATTTTCATATTCTGATGCAAGACTTACTTAAAATAGCAGTACGAAGAGTTTTACCAAAAGAAGTTGCAAgagttttaattaagttaagcTCATTCTTCAAGATTTTATGCTCCAAAGTTATCaatgttaaattatttgaatgtttgGATGTTGAAATTGCATTGATTCTTTGCGAATTGGAAAGAATTTTCCCTCcatctttttttgttataatggTTCATCTACCAATACATTTAGCATACGAAGCTAGAATTGCAGGACCCATGCATTACCATTGGATGTATCCAATTGAGAG GTTTCTTCTTAAGTTAAAGAACTATGTGCATAATAGACGTTATCCAGAGGGTTCTACTGCGGCTATATAG